CGCTGTCAATCTGGTCAATGCTGGCTGGTCGCGCCTCGTGATGCGAAAACTCGAATAAATCCTTTATTTCCACGTCCAGAGCCTGCGATATATTTTCCAGTGCTTCCAGTGACGGCGAACTCCTGCCAACCTCAATAAAACTCACATATTTCGGATCTACACCGATCTTCTCCGCAAGCTTCTCTTGAGTCACCTTCCTGAGCTTGCGGAGTTCTTTTATCCGCGCTCCAAGCAATTCCTTTGTCGTTTTCATGGCTCCCCCAGTTCCGGTGATGATCGGACTTATCAGAGCCAAAAAGAACTAACCTAGTATTAGCATATAATTGACATTACTAATTATTTGTTATAGTCATCTAACAGCAAATTAGTCATTTCCGTCTTTGTCAAACATTCAATTAGTTATTTGAGTACATCCGGTTATACCGGACACATCACCCCATCGGAGGTATCTACAATGCAGCAGAATGTCGAGAGCGGCCGTTGTT
This region of Geotalea daltonii FRC-32 genomic DNA includes:
- a CDS encoding helix-turn-helix domain-containing protein; this translates as MKTTKELLGARIKELRKLRKVTQEKLAEKIGVDPKYVSFIEVGRSSPSLEALENISQALDVEIKDLFEFSHHEARPASIDQIDSVLETVTDDQLKILHRIVKAFVK